One Salvia splendens isolate huo1 chromosome 22, SspV2, whole genome shotgun sequence DNA segment encodes these proteins:
- the LOC121786390 gene encoding CASP-like protein 1F1, whose product MATTTAEKSLPIPPLKTHKLFFLSQISLRLFAAAATLAAAWIMLTAKQTSVVFSIQVDARYTYSPTFKFFAYTNLIVCALTILSLFFAYIGNKAVDPAYYFYIFLHDLMVTMLLMAACAAATAVGYVGKYGNSHAGWVAICGYFGKFCHKATAASSISYLALVVYLILTVMSANKARHIVVV is encoded by the exons atGGCGACAACTACAGCAGAAAAATCCCTCCCCATCCCACCCCTCAAAACCCACAaactcttcttcctctcccagATTTCCCTCAGGCttttcgccgccgccgccactctCGCCGCCGCATGGATCATGCTCACCGCCAAACAAACCTCCGTCGTCTTCAGCATCCAAGTCGACGCCCGCTACACCTACTCCCCCACTTTCAA GTTTTTCGCGTACACGAATCTCATCGTGTGCGCCCTGACGATCCTCTCGCTCTTCTTCGCCTACATCGGTAACAAGGCCGTGGATCCGGCTTACTACTTCTACATTTTCCTGCATGATTTG ATGGTGACGATGCTGCTGATGGCAGCGTgcgcggcggcgacggcggtgGGGTACGTGGGGAAGTACGGCAACAGCCAcgctgggtgggtggcgatCTGCGGCTACTTTGGGAAATTCTGCCACAAGGCTACTGCTGCTTCGTCCATTTCCTATTTGGCTCTTGTTGTGTACCTCATTCTCACTGTCATGTCTGCCAACAAGGCGCGCCATATCGTCGTCGTTTGA